The following proteins are co-located in the Rhodococcus opacus B4 genome:
- a CDS encoding acyl-CoA dehydrogenase family protein — MTTTAPTLGTTDSAANGTLSFEDVLEHVALRREEFATQKFVPRDMIDEFKQVGIYRAATPRRFGGDALPPSEFLRMIERISAVDASAGWVASFGSALVYLAALPLATQAELYKDSPDLVFAGGLFPVQPVEQVPGGLKISGQWKFASGCKGADILGVGIRGGDSTSGKPRTALLWPEDVEIVENWDVLGLSGTGSHELKVDGVVVPEDWTFIRGGTPTLDEPLYRYPSIAYAAQVLAVVNLGVGRAALDHALEVGAGRTGITGAPKLADRAYYRIDLAKAEATLRSARAFFYEVTDEAYATVVAGDPVPEKLAALLRLSSTHVAKAGASAVHTAFQLSGTGAIYDGNAMQRYMRESLVTPQHAFLGDGIYDSAGAVLMDIPPFPGFI; from the coding sequence ATGACCACCACCGCACCGACCCTCGGCACGACGGACTCCGCCGCGAACGGGACACTGTCGTTCGAGGATGTTCTCGAGCACGTCGCATTGCGGCGGGAAGAGTTCGCCACACAGAAGTTCGTGCCTCGCGACATGATCGACGAGTTCAAGCAGGTCGGCATCTACCGCGCCGCGACCCCACGCCGGTTCGGCGGCGACGCACTGCCCCCGAGCGAGTTTCTGCGGATGATCGAACGAATCTCCGCCGTGGACGCGTCGGCGGGCTGGGTCGCGAGTTTCGGCTCCGCCCTCGTCTATCTGGCCGCGCTGCCCCTCGCGACTCAAGCGGAGTTGTACAAAGACAGCCCCGACCTCGTCTTCGCCGGCGGCCTGTTCCCCGTGCAACCCGTCGAACAGGTGCCCGGAGGTCTGAAGATCAGCGGGCAGTGGAAATTCGCCAGCGGATGCAAGGGCGCCGACATCCTCGGCGTGGGCATCCGGGGCGGCGACTCCACATCGGGGAAGCCGCGCACCGCCCTGCTGTGGCCGGAGGACGTCGAGATCGTCGAGAACTGGGACGTGCTCGGGCTGTCGGGAACCGGTAGTCACGAACTGAAGGTCGACGGCGTCGTCGTGCCTGAGGACTGGACATTCATCCGGGGCGGCACCCCGACCCTCGACGAACCCCTCTACCGCTATCCGTCCATCGCGTACGCCGCGCAGGTGCTGGCCGTCGTCAATCTCGGAGTGGGCCGCGCCGCGCTCGACCACGCGCTCGAGGTCGGCGCGGGACGCACCGGAATCACCGGGGCGCCCAAGCTCGCCGACCGCGCCTACTACCGCATCGACCTGGCCAAGGCGGAGGCCACGCTGCGATCCGCACGCGCCTTCTTCTACGAGGTCACGGACGAGGCGTATGCCACGGTGGTCGCCGGCGATCCCGTCCCGGAAAAGCTTGCGGCACTTCTCCGTCTGTCCTCGACACACGTCGCGAAGGCGGGAGCGTCCGCGGTGCACACCGCATTCCAGTTGTCGGGAACCGGTGCCATCTACGACGGCAACGCGATGCAGCGGTACATGCGCGAGTCGCTGGTCACCCCGCAGCACGCTTTCCTCGGCGACGGCATCTACGACAGCGCCGGCGCGGTGCTCATGGACATCCCGCCGTTCCCCGGCTTCATCTGA
- a CDS encoding aromatic ring-hydroxylating oxygenase subunit alpha, producing MTTSLDPTDTSFTKTDFADLATDDCVAGSLYTDPDMFEAELEKIFYRTWVWVAHESEIPEAGSYKMATIGRQPVIVNRDRKGNFNVLLNRCRHRGASVCEVPKGKANGFTCPYHSWSYALDGRLRGIPYPDGYDEDLDKKDLPLQSLRVESYAGMIFASFNPDVEPLDDFLGDAKVWIDLFMKQGAGYPIKTQGEHCFRFRGNWKIQLENTTDGYHFPIVHRSWMSSVDAETADMLSFMTDDNAVTHALGNGHSVAIMVPEHVDLDHDDGSEKIQARFDHIVEELSKTMPADQVRRIVRSMHGAGFNLNIFPNVAMSMSFFRVLRPIAVDETEIRHIALGMDGGPEIVNRERLRIHEHFQGPFGFGSPDDSEAWDRVQRGSRGAPGMPIMVNRGLNREALDSNGHRTSHVTDETGMREAYAMWKRMMTDEH from the coding sequence ATGACCACTTCGCTGGATCCCACGGACACCAGTTTCACGAAAACCGACTTCGCGGACCTCGCCACCGACGACTGCGTGGCCGGATCGCTGTACACCGACCCCGACATGTTCGAGGCCGAGCTCGAGAAGATCTTCTACCGCACCTGGGTATGGGTTGCCCACGAGAGCGAGATCCCCGAAGCCGGCAGCTACAAGATGGCGACCATCGGCAGGCAGCCGGTGATCGTCAACCGCGATCGCAAGGGAAACTTCAATGTCCTGCTGAACCGGTGCCGCCACCGCGGGGCCAGCGTGTGCGAGGTGCCCAAGGGCAAGGCGAACGGCTTCACCTGCCCGTATCACAGCTGGTCGTACGCCCTCGACGGACGTCTGCGCGGAATCCCCTACCCCGACGGCTACGACGAGGATCTCGACAAGAAGGACCTGCCCCTGCAGAGCCTGCGAGTCGAGTCGTACGCCGGGATGATCTTCGCCAGCTTCAACCCCGACGTCGAACCTCTCGACGACTTCCTCGGCGACGCGAAGGTGTGGATCGACCTGTTCATGAAGCAGGGCGCCGGCTACCCCATCAAGACCCAGGGCGAACACTGCTTCCGGTTCCGCGGGAACTGGAAGATCCAGTTGGAGAACACCACCGACGGCTACCACTTCCCGATCGTGCACCGCTCCTGGATGTCGTCCGTCGACGCCGAAACCGCCGACATGCTCTCCTTCATGACCGACGACAACGCCGTCACGCACGCTCTCGGCAACGGTCACAGCGTCGCCATCATGGTCCCCGAGCACGTCGATCTCGACCACGACGACGGCAGCGAGAAGATTCAGGCGCGTTTCGACCACATCGTCGAGGAACTGTCGAAGACGATGCCCGCCGACCAGGTCCGCCGCATCGTCCGCTCGATGCACGGTGCCGGGTTCAACCTCAACATCTTCCCCAACGTCGCGATGTCGATGTCGTTCTTCCGCGTCCTGCGGCCCATCGCGGTCGACGAGACCGAGATCCGGCACATCGCCCTCGGTATGGACGGCGGGCCGGAGATCGTCAACCGGGAACGCCTCCGGATCCACGAACACTTCCAGGGCCCGTTCGGGTTCGGCAGCCCCGACGATTCCGAGGCCTGGGACCGGGTCCAGCGCGGCTCCCGTGGCGCCCCCGGAATGCCGATCATGGTGAACCGCGGCCTGAACCGCGAAGCACTCGACAGCAACGGACACCGCACGTCGCACGTCACCGACGAAACCGGAATGCGCGAGGCCTACGCAATGTGGAAGAGGATGATGACCGATGAGCACTGA
- a CDS encoding PDR/VanB family oxidoreductase has product MSLFTVTVAEIVDETPDIKSFRLVRTDGSPFEPYPAGAHIDILGPTDVLTQYSLCSPPHEPESYVVAVKREAGPRGGSAALHDHVTSGSELRISGPRTLLALAEGADRHILVAAGIGLTPMLSLAFALHRQGQRFDLHYFARTRAQAAFVDLLESSDFRQDVHQHFGLTRDEQYSALEKILADASAATHVYTCGPEGFMDRVRGLAEPAVGEDSVHFEHFEATAPVSTVEDTAFELELDTGEVFDVPAGKSIADVLEENDIEIDTSCREGICGTCVLDVLEGEPDHRDNCLTKSEKKSGDRIAACVSRARSGRLVVELP; this is encoded by the coding sequence ATGAGTTTGTTCACGGTCACAGTGGCGGAGATAGTCGACGAAACGCCGGACATCAAGTCGTTCCGGCTGGTCCGCACGGACGGCTCACCGTTCGAGCCGTACCCTGCGGGCGCCCACATCGACATCCTCGGCCCCACCGACGTCCTCACCCAGTACTCGCTGTGCAGCCCGCCGCACGAGCCCGAATCCTATGTCGTCGCCGTCAAACGCGAGGCCGGTCCGCGCGGTGGCTCGGCCGCACTGCACGATCACGTGACGTCCGGCAGCGAGTTGCGGATCAGCGGGCCGCGGACACTGCTCGCGCTCGCCGAGGGCGCCGATCGGCACATACTCGTCGCGGCGGGCATCGGCCTCACACCGATGCTGAGTCTGGCGTTCGCGTTGCATCGGCAGGGGCAGCGGTTCGACCTGCACTACTTCGCACGGACGAGGGCGCAGGCCGCGTTCGTCGACCTGCTGGAGAGTTCGGATTTCCGGCAGGACGTGCACCAGCACTTCGGCCTCACGAGGGACGAACAGTACTCGGCGCTCGAGAAGATCCTGGCGGACGCGTCGGCCGCCACCCACGTCTACACGTGCGGGCCCGAAGGTTTCATGGATCGGGTGCGCGGACTTGCCGAACCGGCGGTCGGCGAGGACTCGGTGCACTTCGAGCATTTCGAGGCCACCGCGCCGGTGTCCACCGTGGAGGACACGGCGTTCGAACTGGAACTCGACACGGGCGAGGTGTTCGACGTGCCGGCCGGAAAGTCGATCGCCGACGTGCTCGAGGAGAACGACATCGAGATCGACACCTCCTGCCGGGAAGGCATCTGCGGCACGTGCGTCCTGGACGTCCTCGAAGGCGAGCCCGACCACCGAGACAATTGCCTCACCAAGAGTGAGAAGAAGTCGGGAGACAGAATCGCCGCGTGCGTGTCGCGCGCTCGATCCGGGAGGCTCGTCGTCGAACTTCCCTGA
- a CDS encoding nuclear transport factor 2 family protein, whose translation MHRAGATEHIEKREAVHRVMCRYMELCDVPAVRFSALELGSLFTPDAVWEGVGSDYAHKFGRRQGREEIVGMLTAYLPPSSHFRANAHLLGNEQIDVDGPAAHGRWVMQQLSRYEDDSAELLVARITAECEIRNGTARISHFTTEKLFASRLDEAARLLESNGKRT comes from the coding sequence ATGCACCGTGCGGGCGCGACCGAGCACATCGAGAAGCGCGAGGCCGTGCACCGGGTGATGTGCCGCTACATGGAGCTGTGTGACGTTCCGGCCGTGCGCTTCTCGGCCCTGGAACTCGGCTCGCTGTTCACCCCCGACGCGGTGTGGGAAGGCGTCGGCAGCGACTACGCGCACAAGTTCGGCAGGCGGCAGGGGCGCGAGGAGATCGTCGGAATGCTCACCGCGTACCTTCCACCGAGCTCCCATTTCCGGGCAAATGCGCACCTGCTCGGCAACGAGCAGATCGACGTGGACGGACCCGCCGCGCACGGGCGGTGGGTGATGCAGCAGCTGTCGCGGTACGAGGACGACTCGGCCGAACTGCTCGTCGCCCGCATCACCGCCGAGTGCGAAATCCGGAACGGCACCGCCCGCATCAGCCACTTCACGACCGAGAAGCTGTTCGCCAGCCGCCTCGACGAGGCAGCGCGACTGCTCGAATCGAATGGAAAGAGAACGTGA
- a CDS encoding amidohydrolase, with amino-acid sequence MSYADAVYTHGKVFTVDENFTIATALAVRDGLVQAVGSDTEIDTLIGPDTVVTDLGGRTVLPGINDSHLHAIAYGLDTPPLSLDVSFPAVRSIADVRELVREAASAAEDGAWIIGTGWDDGYLDECLAEEGRTPTRWDLDDVSPNNPVFLQDFSRHTSWVNSAALTLAGVDETTPLPPGSLMPTGEDGLLTGIVMEGAQALVQRVLPALTRERREEALRSAISILQSEGITSFTDPAIGPGGEALAGGAMGAEGLAVYADLARRGELGARVNLLLLPTGMSGSAEDFGRNLTGIEVPDTVDPRMFRVLGVKVFADGIPPSKTAWMHEEYVGGGCGSLCVGGDTDERQVYEVTEMVRIGHEAGYQIGVHVTGDRAIDTVAEAIIAAQNAHPRDDARHYLIHGDFISEATLKRLADNDIGVNMNPTIKWTIADLEVGVVGTERAAYEWPYRSAVESGVHLMSSSDAPVTPPDWRQGISTMILRESKASGAVSGPDQTIGLADAVRTYTINAAWQDFAEDWKGSLEPGKVADLCILDGDLETVDPHDIPAMQVVTTVLGGKVVFERVTESVA; translated from the coding sequence ATGAGTTACGCCGATGCCGTCTACACCCACGGCAAGGTCTTCACCGTCGACGAGAACTTCACGATCGCCACGGCCCTGGCCGTGCGTGACGGACTCGTCCAGGCGGTGGGCAGTGACACCGAGATCGACACCCTGATCGGACCGGACACCGTGGTCACGGACCTCGGGGGGAGGACGGTCCTCCCGGGAATCAACGATTCGCACCTGCACGCCATCGCGTACGGACTCGACACCCCGCCGCTGTCGCTCGACGTCTCGTTCCCGGCGGTCCGGTCGATCGCCGACGTCCGCGAACTCGTGCGGGAGGCCGCCTCGGCCGCCGAGGACGGCGCCTGGATCATCGGAACAGGATGGGACGACGGCTATCTCGACGAATGCCTCGCCGAGGAGGGGCGGACACCGACCCGCTGGGACCTCGACGACGTGTCCCCGAACAATCCCGTGTTCCTGCAGGACTTCTCCCGGCACACGTCGTGGGTGAACAGCGCGGCACTTACCCTCGCCGGGGTCGACGAGACCACCCCGCTGCCGCCCGGCAGCCTCATGCCCACCGGTGAGGACGGCCTGCTGACCGGAATCGTCATGGAGGGTGCGCAGGCCCTCGTGCAGCGGGTGCTGCCCGCCCTCACCCGGGAACGCCGGGAAGAGGCACTGCGTTCGGCGATCTCGATCCTGCAGAGCGAGGGCATCACCAGCTTCACCGACCCCGCCATCGGACCCGGCGGGGAGGCCCTCGCCGGCGGCGCGATGGGAGCGGAGGGCCTGGCGGTGTATGCCGACCTCGCCCGCCGCGGAGAACTCGGCGCCCGCGTGAACCTGCTCCTCCTGCCCACCGGAATGTCCGGATCGGCCGAGGACTTCGGGCGTAACCTCACCGGCATCGAGGTCCCGGACACGGTGGACCCCCGGATGTTCCGGGTTCTCGGGGTGAAGGTGTTCGCCGACGGCATCCCGCCGAGCAAGACCGCGTGGATGCACGAGGAGTACGTCGGCGGCGGCTGCGGCTCCCTCTGCGTCGGCGGCGACACCGACGAGCGCCAGGTGTACGAGGTGACCGAGATGGTGCGCATCGGCCACGAGGCCGGCTACCAGATCGGTGTGCACGTCACCGGCGACCGCGCCATCGACACCGTCGCCGAGGCGATCATCGCCGCACAGAACGCGCACCCCCGCGACGATGCCCGGCACTACCTGATCCACGGCGACTTCATCAGCGAGGCCACCCTGAAGCGGCTCGCCGACAACGACATCGGCGTCAACATGAACCCGACGATCAAGTGGACGATCGCCGACCTCGAGGTCGGGGTGGTCGGGACCGAACGCGCCGCCTACGAGTGGCCGTATCGCAGCGCCGTCGAATCCGGAGTGCACCTGATGAGCAGTTCCGATGCACCGGTCACCCCGCCCGACTGGCGCCAGGGCATCTCGACGATGATCCTGCGGGAGAGCAAGGCCAGCGGCGCGGTGAGCGGACCCGACCAGACCATCGGGCTCGCCGACGCCGTCCGGACCTACACGATCAACGCCGCCTGGCAGGACTTCGCCGAGGACTGGAAGGGATCCCTCGAGCCCGGCAAGGTGGCCGACCTGTGCATCCTCGACGGCGACCTCGAGACCGTCGACCCGCACGACATTCCGGCGATGCAGGTCGTCACCACCGTGCTGGGCGGGAAGGTCGTGTTCGAGCGCGTCACCGAGAGTGTCGCGTAG
- a CDS encoding DUF485 domain-containing protein, whose translation MDISSPPERLPQDSDLQELADTRAALTFRLSALVLALFLPLPILGGFTSLLDGVVFSGVTVAWLYAVAQFVVAIVVARYYMTRAAELDVRTASRAKG comes from the coding sequence ATGGACATCTCGTCACCACCCGAACGCCTCCCGCAGGACTCCGACCTGCAGGAGCTCGCAGATACCCGTGCCGCCCTGACCTTTCGGCTCAGCGCCCTGGTCCTCGCACTGTTCCTGCCCCTGCCGATCCTCGGCGGGTTCACCTCGCTGCTGGACGGCGTCGTGTTCAGCGGTGTCACCGTGGCGTGGCTCTACGCTGTCGCGCAATTCGTCGTCGCCATCGTCGTGGCCCGGTACTACATGACGCGCGCGGCCGAACTCGACGTCCGAACCGCATCCCGGGCGAAAGGATAA
- a CDS encoding response regulator transcription factor: MEQQETRVYIVDDDRELCASLAWLLDSVNITSEYYFSVQSFLEGYRRDIPACLVLDVRMPEVGGFQLQETLLADESPIPIIFVSAHGDIKMSVRALQRGALTFIEKPYDPQHMLDVIQDALRVARQRFGERRNRTELQGRIDALTVREREILALVLDGLPSKNIAKELGISVKTVDVHRTRIKEKTGADSIAVLVRDILQAGIAVT; encoded by the coding sequence ATGGAGCAGCAGGAAACACGGGTTTATATCGTCGACGACGATCGAGAGTTGTGCGCATCGCTTGCGTGGCTGCTCGATTCGGTCAACATCACGTCGGAGTACTACTTCTCGGTGCAGTCGTTCCTCGAGGGCTACCGCCGCGACATTCCGGCCTGCCTCGTCCTGGACGTCCGGATGCCGGAGGTCGGGGGATTCCAGCTCCAGGAGACTCTCCTCGCCGACGAATCCCCGATTCCGATCATCTTCGTGTCGGCCCACGGCGACATCAAGATGTCGGTGCGGGCACTGCAGCGGGGTGCGCTGACGTTCATCGAGAAGCCCTACGATCCGCAGCACATGCTCGACGTCATCCAGGACGCGCTCCGGGTAGCGAGGCAACGATTCGGCGAGCGCCGCAACCGAACGGAATTGCAGGGGCGGATCGACGCGCTGACGGTGCGGGAACGGGAAATTCTCGCACTCGTGCTCGACGGGTTGCCGAGCAAGAACATCGCCAAAGAGCTGGGTATCAGCGTGAAGACGGTCGACGTGCATCGCACGCGTATCAAGGAAAAGACCGGAGCAGACAGCATCGCGGTTCTCGTGCGCGACATCCTGCAGGCCGGAATTGCGGTGACCTAG
- a CDS encoding PAS domain-containing sensor histidine kinase, translating to MSDLAPSDYEQLVQSLRYCVLVHDAATKDILWANRAASELLEFTVEELKPLKAPDMSSPAKRYRRSVGRRWLQEAVDNGAAVTEWAYRAKSGREVLTEAIAIRVELSARTVVMVQFRDIEQETSMRRDLTRTEADLSRTEARLAAFLRNMAEGILVLDDDSRITYASEAASELLKVPVASLVGERFTEFCRAGQSRESVRRALALTTADGGSQSLRYEVELTSEERRWHAGSCQHIAIENDLSGHLLLFHDVTEHVRTEQEHERDSQYLNYLARYNAMGDMAMAIAHELAQPLAAATNFIAGTQSRLGDGQSGRDEVSWGLGEARKQIDRANQIVRSLREYVTQLEESQQIVDLNDIVDECAYFIDIRARQKGVRVEYLRAPGTVAVVCERVLTGQVILNLCFNAIDEMAEWPADDRVVTVRTEATEAEGVVSVEDHGKGLSHIPDGRIFDGAFTSKSTGHGIGLALSHRIITRQGGTLEARENDPHGAVFTFTLPAERYH from the coding sequence TTGTCCGATCTCGCGCCGTCCGACTACGAACAACTCGTTCAGTCGCTCCGCTACTGCGTGCTGGTCCACGATGCGGCGACCAAGGACATCCTCTGGGCGAACAGGGCGGCGTCGGAACTGCTCGAGTTCACGGTCGAGGAGCTCAAACCGCTCAAGGCCCCCGATATGAGTTCCCCGGCGAAGCGCTACCGGCGGTCGGTGGGACGACGATGGCTGCAGGAGGCCGTCGACAACGGGGCTGCGGTCACCGAATGGGCGTATCGCGCGAAGAGCGGACGAGAGGTCCTGACGGAGGCGATCGCGATTCGGGTCGAGCTGAGCGCCCGGACCGTGGTGATGGTGCAGTTCCGCGACATCGAGCAGGAAACGTCGATGCGCCGCGACCTCACGCGCACCGAGGCCGATCTCAGCCGCACCGAGGCCCGCCTGGCCGCGTTCCTGCGGAACATGGCCGAAGGCATCCTGGTTCTCGACGACGACAGCCGCATTACGTATGCGAGCGAGGCGGCGTCGGAACTCCTGAAGGTCCCGGTGGCATCGCTTGTCGGCGAACGCTTCACGGAGTTCTGCCGGGCGGGGCAGTCACGGGAGAGCGTGCGCCGGGCTCTGGCCCTGACCACCGCTGACGGGGGATCCCAGAGTCTGCGTTACGAGGTGGAACTGACGTCCGAGGAGCGCCGGTGGCATGCGGGGAGTTGCCAGCACATCGCGATCGAGAACGATCTGAGTGGGCACCTGCTGCTCTTCCACGACGTCACCGAGCACGTCCGCACCGAACAGGAGCACGAACGGGACTCGCAGTACCTCAACTACCTGGCCCGCTACAACGCGATGGGCGACATGGCCATGGCCATCGCACACGAGCTGGCCCAGCCGCTCGCGGCCGCCACCAACTTCATCGCCGGAACGCAGAGCCGCCTCGGTGACGGGCAGAGCGGACGCGACGAAGTGAGCTGGGGCCTCGGGGAGGCGCGCAAGCAGATCGACCGGGCCAATCAGATCGTCCGGAGCCTGCGCGAATACGTGACGCAACTCGAGGAGTCCCAGCAGATCGTCGACCTCAACGACATCGTGGACGAGTGCGCGTATTTCATCGACATTCGAGCGCGGCAGAAAGGTGTTCGCGTCGAATACCTTCGCGCGCCCGGGACGGTCGCCGTCGTGTGTGAGCGTGTGCTGACCGGGCAGGTCATCCTGAACCTGTGTTTCAACGCCATCGACGAGATGGCGGAGTGGCCGGCGGACGACCGCGTCGTGACGGTCCGCACCGAGGCGACGGAGGCGGAGGGCGTCGTGAGTGTCGAGGACCACGGCAAGGGTCTCTCGCACATTCCGGACGGCCGCATCTTCGACGGCGCGTTCACCTCGAAGTCGACGGGACACGGAATCGGACTCGCGCTGAGCCACCGCATCATCACCCGTCAGGGCGGCACACTCGAGGCGCGGGAGAACGATCCGCACGGCGCGGTGTTCACGTTCACGCTGCCGGCAGAGCGGTATCACTGA
- the hpaC gene encoding 4-hydroxyphenylacetate 3-monooxygenase, reductase component produces MPELTTMQLNFRTAMANLPAAVNIVTTDGPAGRCGMTVTAVCSVTDSPPTALVCVNQNSAMHNVFRENGRVGINVLSGDDEELAMHFAGATKVAMADRFQWDIWEEDTGDGVPILRAAHVVLAGRIADSKTVGSHSVMLIELDRVQTREQGDSLVYFQRKFHRLSVPVESPDWLFYDEWSDPITVTPALVPAAAGGR; encoded by the coding sequence ATGCCCGAACTCACTACCATGCAACTGAACTTCCGCACCGCCATGGCGAATCTACCCGCCGCGGTCAACATCGTGACGACCGACGGCCCCGCCGGGCGCTGCGGGATGACCGTCACCGCCGTCTGCTCGGTGACCGACTCCCCTCCCACGGCACTCGTGTGCGTGAATCAGAACAGTGCGATGCACAACGTATTCCGGGAGAACGGCCGGGTCGGCATCAACGTGCTCTCCGGCGACGACGAAGAACTCGCCATGCACTTCGCGGGGGCGACGAAGGTGGCGATGGCGGATCGCTTCCAATGGGACATCTGGGAAGAAGACACCGGCGACGGGGTTCCGATCCTGCGCGCCGCCCATGTGGTTCTCGCCGGCCGGATCGCGGACAGCAAGACCGTCGGGTCGCATTCGGTGATGCTCATCGAACTCGACCGCGTCCAGACGCGCGAACAGGGCGACAGCCTCGTCTACTTCCAACGCAAATTCCACCGGTTGTCGGTCCCGGTCGAGTCTCCCGACTGGTTGTTCTACGACGAATGGTCCGATCCGATCACCGTGACGCCCGCCCTCGTTCCCGCCGCAGCCGGAGGTAGATAG
- a CDS encoding SDR family NAD(P)-dependent oxidoreductase produces the protein MDHVAVVTGGGRGLGAAIARLLHDRGYRVLVADIDEAAAKETAVKLDSSGNTAVAAVLDVRKKSDFESVRDLAVARWGGADVLVNNAGRSQTGTLMDIAPEEFSDIVEINLNGAFLGCQVFGSHFAERGYGRIVNIASLAGQNGGTATGAHYAAAKGGVGTLTKVFARELAPSGVTVNAVSPGPLDLPVVRETVPADKLAAILTTIPVGTLGSPEFIAETVALLASPAAASVTGACWDVNGGLYMR, from the coding sequence ATGGATCACGTCGCAGTAGTCACGGGCGGCGGGCGCGGACTCGGTGCCGCCATCGCCCGCCTGTTGCACGACCGCGGCTATCGCGTACTGGTCGCGGACATCGACGAGGCCGCCGCGAAAGAGACTGCGGTGAAACTGGATTCCTCCGGGAACACCGCCGTCGCCGCGGTCCTCGACGTCCGGAAGAAGTCCGACTTCGAGTCCGTGCGCGACCTGGCCGTCGCGCGCTGGGGTGGCGCGGACGTTCTCGTGAACAACGCGGGCCGGTCCCAGACCGGGACGCTGATGGACATTGCGCCGGAGGAATTCTCCGACATCGTCGAGATCAACCTCAACGGGGCGTTCCTCGGCTGCCAGGTGTTCGGCTCTCACTTCGCCGAACGCGGCTACGGCCGCATAGTCAACATCGCCTCGCTGGCCGGCCAGAACGGCGGCACAGCGACCGGGGCCCACTACGCGGCGGCGAAGGGTGGCGTCGGCACGCTGACCAAGGTCTTCGCCCGGGAACTCGCACCGTCGGGTGTCACCGTCAACGCGGTCTCCCCCGGACCGCTGGACCTGCCGGTGGTGCGCGAGACGGTGCCCGCGGACAAGCTGGCGGCCATTCTCACCACCATTCCGGTGGGCACCCTGGGGTCGCCCGAATTCATCGCCGAGACGGTCGCCCTCCTCGCATCCCCGGCCGCCGCGTCGGTGACCGGAGCCTGCTGGGACGTCAACGGCGGCCTGTACATGCGGTAA
- a CDS encoding aromatic-ring-hydroxylating dioxygenase subunit beta: protein MSTDLMTAQLSDTRVLQAIELVWHEAALLDAKDYQTWDSLWTDGGRYVIPIDPDTDDFDGSLNMVNDDTRMRRMRIERLTSGYSMSALAAARTVRTLSRFTVEDRTEDSITLKSAQILVGFKRDEQQTLAADVTHRIRYTESGPRLDLKVIRLVNSQGAVNASGYLL from the coding sequence ATGAGCACTGATCTCATGACCGCCCAGTTGTCCGACACGCGGGTGCTGCAGGCGATCGAACTCGTCTGGCACGAAGCGGCCCTGCTGGACGCCAAGGACTACCAGACCTGGGACTCTCTCTGGACCGACGGCGGCCGGTACGTCATTCCCATCGATCCGGACACCGACGACTTCGACGGTTCCCTGAACATGGTCAACGACGACACCCGGATGCGCCGCATGCGCATCGAACGATTGACGTCCGGGTACTCCATGTCGGCGCTGGCCGCGGCCCGGACCGTCCGCACCCTGTCCCGCTTCACGGTCGAGGACCGGACCGAGGACTCGATCACGCTGAAGTCCGCGCAGATCCTGGTCGGTTTCAAACGCGACGAACAGCAGACGCTCGCCGCCGACGTCACCCACCGCATCCGCTACACCGAGTCCGGTCCGCGACTGGATCTGAAGGTGATCCGGCTCGTCAACTCGCAGGGTGCGGTCAACGCCTCCGGCTACCTCCTCTGA